The genomic stretch AGTCAATCCATTGAATATTTCACAGTTCTTGGCAAGAAAGTTGCATTTCAACTCTACAGCCACATGAgtcagtttgtttttaatagcaTACCAGCTTCTATAGCCATTTTATTGGcaaaacagtttaaaaacaaaactaccAAGATTGtataaactgcatttttataaataaaggaAAATACCCCAAACTGATTCTGATTATTGGGTAGTGCCGTTATTGTTAACCTAAACTATTGgttaacaaatgttttttgatGATTATTGGGAACTAAGAAATAAGTTGcagctgaagtactaaaattggCTAAATAGAAAACTAAAACGCAGAAAGCTCACAAAATtactaataaaaacaaattaaaatgaatgctATAACAGTATATTAAAAGACGTTGCATGACCTTGAATGCAGTGACAATTGGGTTTATAAAAGTTAAGCGTTTCCCCTCATGGAAACACTTTTTAGTCACGGCTTTTAGTCGGTAAGTGGCTTGGTCATAGGCAAAGCTTGATGCTTTGGCTTCTTTTGGAACAATTTTCTTGGGAGGGGAAAAATTACACTAATTAACTGCCAAATCTGGTCAATTGCAAGTTATTACATAAATGACTCGGATAACATCCATCTTTATAGCACAGTAACAGCTGATGCATCACCTCATTGGCTCAGCATTATTCTGAAGTACATATCGACTCATGCCAGTAATTACATGTGATGTTATCACATGTAATATCTTACCGGATGAATCCGAGCGACACTCAGAACCAGAGGAGCCTGCAGCCACTTTCTTGTTATGCGGGACAGGGAGTTCCAGGACTGCAGCGGGGTTCACGCACTGTGCCGCCTGGTTCCCAGTCACGGGCGTGCCCAATGCAGCACGAGCAGCTTTCTGTGCAGTCGAGGTCTGAATCTGAGCGGTCACTGGTGCTCGCTCGTTATGAGCTACTTTTTCCAGCCGGTGACTTGTGGAAAACCCACTCCACATGCAGTCTTTGATAACGATAGAGCCCAAATTACCAAAAATGTCCAGTGGGTCGAACTTGTGCAGCCCCTCGTACTCCTCATCACATGTTAATACCTTCGGCGGCGCCCACCCAAGCCGGTCCCCCGGTAGCGACAGTAACCAGTCCACATCTAGAGTCCTTGAAGGCGACATGGGCGGGGTGGGAAGCAGCTCAAATTTCTTCCATATGTCCTCGCTTGGTGCTGTAGACTTAAAGAAGTCCTCCCCGGTGTCCATCTCGTCGTAAAAGTAGTGCTCCATGTCCCAGCCGTACAGTGTGTGAGTGTTGATCCCAGGCATTGCTGCAGAACTTCTACAATATTATCTGTGAACACAACGGGTCATTAGGTCAAATGATGACTGCCCACGTGGAGTTCAATTGCGACGCAATGCACATCACAAGCAAAACGCTCTCACTAAACGCATGCTCTTACACAATTACATTGCTTAAACTCACATAAGGTAGCTAATTTAATGCAAGTTTCTAacgctttaaaaaaagaaaagcacaaTATTTACATGCAAACTCATTCTTACTAAATGCATTGCTATACATGTAAACACATGTTTAATAATTGCACGCTCTCACTCAATTGCACTGATTAAATGCACAAACTATATGTTACACATTTGATTTCTGGAGCACATGCATAACCGCAGGGGTTCGTATAGTGAGCGCTCGTGCAGCCACAAAACAACCAAAGCAACATATCAAAGTAGCTTATTAACACTAGCAGGATACTACCCCTGTTTAAAAGTCACAGAGAAACAATCACCTGTGGTGTAAATGTGGTTCTAAATTACTTCTATAAAGATTAGACCCACTAACAAGGGGTAAAGGGAGCACCCGTTCCGATTAAAGGATCCAGGAAATGTTCAACGGCTCACGGATTACCACGAAAGTTCACCACGAAGGGAACTTAATGTACCGTTAAAACAAATTACACAATTCTGATGTAAAATGCACTTACCATGGGGTCGCAGACCTGCAAAGTCCAGGGAGAGTCTATGGGACGCACAGAACAGAACAAAGAAGCGCAGCGTCCGGTAGAACTCCGGTACACACGCGCTCACTAAACAATAGCGCGCGCGACACCAAACGCCTTTGTTTTACGACCGTTTAACCTGAACAAcgagaaaactttttttgcCTTGCAGAAATAAAGCGGTGTCCTGTTACAACGGCAGCAACGATCGATCCGCGTGGTGCAGTGCAGCCGCACCCTCCCCCAGCCCACTGCCGGTAAAAGTGCTTTCGCGCCAGATCTGCGTCTTTGTGTGCGAGAGCGCAGCGTGGACCCACCCACCGGAATCGCGGGGCGGGGAGAGCGTGTGAACCGCGCTTATTGTAAATGTGAGGGCAATTCGCAGCACTAAAATAagtatttgaataaaaatagaaGCGTCTACGTCACAACGCCAATCTAATCATGATATAGCTGATGCGTCCTTTTAATTGTCTTCTGATGCATGACGCACTAATCAATATGTCGTGTCTGAAAGCCAAGATGCAAACACTGGCGTTTCTGCCCTCTGTACTGTTTTGTTAAAGCATCTGTTGATAAAAtgcaacagatttttttaaaaataaaatttgtagtgtgctttaataacattataaatgtatttaacatCATCAGTGTTTCCGTTTCAGACcggaaaagcaaaaaaaaaaaaaaaaaaaaatctactaataacattataagaacagtaatttgaaagcaaaaaaataatactatgtttctttttttcattaccAGAATTGAGGTGTCACTGATTCTTGTTGTCTTGGGGCAAAATAGGCTACAAAACTAAgtggaaaataattatttattatttatagtaagaaatattttgtatCAATCCGTATACAATCCATCCATCTCATTCTGCTCCCATATacccaaaaaatgttttattacaaaCTGAATTTTCACCGGTCAGATAAAAATTATTGTGCAAATCACACAtgaaaaaattgatttttttctggGTGTTGCTATGAACCAAACTTGAAATGAGGgttattacaaaacaaaaagtccCAAGCAATTTCTTTACAAGAGAGAGAAAATCAACTGAAACGGTTAATTTCAAAGTGGACGTttgagtttaataaaaaatctattcCACAAACCAACTGCAGGTAGTTGTGCGACATGTTTTGTCCCATGCTGCAAGGAtcaatgtatcattttaagttTGTTGATGAACTGATAATGCATTTCTTTGTATTAGCCTATATGATTTCAGTCAAGATATCTAACTCAGCTACTTTTGTATGCTAATGTAGGCACGTATTGTTCATGTGGAGCCAAGTTATccatgtttttttccatttcatttgGATTCTGCGCTCACATGAGAGGTTTGTGGTTTAGTATAGAGCAGTTAATGGTTGTGTTGACGTCAGTGCGTCCATGAACCCCTCCACCCAACACACTCCCCACTGAGGGCTGAGTGTGAACGTTAGTCGAGTAGATGTGTGATCTAATGCTTGACCGTACGGGGCATCACACATCTATGCAAATGACCAGAGCAGAGACAGAGGAGAAAGTTTAGGTCTATCAGGTTACTGAAATTTCTATGAAACTGCTTTCATAAGCAACAGACGTGTACAGATCATTTGTAGATATGGAAGTAAAAAAGCTTGTGTTACAGGAAAAAGTGCTAGTGGTAAAAATGAAATGTGTCTGGTATACTTATGTAAGGTTCATGATAATGTAGGAAAGACAAAGAAAGTGTCCAGTACTAAGGTAGGAGACAATCAATAGTTCTCTTTATTACTTTTGTAACATCTGTGTGCAGCTAAGATGAAAACTGGGTGTATTACATTATCATCAAACTCCTACACAAACACAGGAAAGGCGGAGAAATGAGAGTTCTGGAACAGTGATTGTTGTCCTAACAAACAGTTCAGCATTTTCTTAAAAGTATGTTCAgattattttaagtaaatataaaaGTCTGTTCTGTTAACTGCTCTGGACATCTGTTGTACAAGTCTGGTCAGTCAAAACACCCAGTCAAGTGGTTGTGGGTAAAAGCTTATAATAGGCAGTACTTACTATTTAAACAAAGAACCCCCACACACCTTTCAAGAAGCACATGTCTATGCTCAACTCAACTCAGACTGGATTTGGGCGCCCCCTACTGCATAAAGCATACATGACACTTCCTAACACATCATTGGCTCGCGTGAAAgaaacaaaaggtttttttttcttctgtttcttCCATCCCTCATTTAGAGAGAAATCTCCTACCATCTTATTTCCTGCCTGGAGGGTTTGTATACAGATAATTccataatattaaaatagtacaaTGAGATAAAAATAGCATCTAttccaaatataaaaaaataacaacaacatataaaatatatatttattttttattttaattatttgaaatatattggaatattgtctttatttattttaaatctgtGGCTATTTAAACTCTAAACCCTCTCTGAGCATCACCACAACCTACTAACACAAAAGAAGCCACCCAAAGGCATGGCAGTAGTAGTATCCAAATCCCCCACTCTGCTTCTTCTCagttctgtctttctctcctcTTCTCTCATTCCCTTGCTTCTGTACCCCACCATCCCCCCTCTTCAATGGAGGCAAAAACTTGGAGGCCAGTGTCTTTGTTAAGGCAACAGATTAGCCCCTAACAAAGGGTTAAGGGAGGGTTAGCGCTGCAGGCTAGCAGCCGCTCCATGTGCTGGGAGCTGGTATTGTTCTGCAGAGCCTCAGTCTTATATGCGCATGTGGAGAAAGGTTGGAAACTTGACACCTTTCAGCAGTTATACTATCCACACAAACTCTCTAAAGAGGAATCGAAAAAAGAGCATTCAACTTCATTAGGTGAAAATGAGATGCTGTACATGAACAATAATAGTTTTTATACATGGAAATTAACTGATCAGGAAAGACCAAGTATGTTCAGACTCACAAGCTATGGATGATGACAAACAATCTGCCAAAataagggttagggttaggtgtgcTTGAATAGTCTGATCTTCAAAATAACTCATGTTTCTGCTTTCAATCCCCATTCCCCTCATCTCACCTTTAACCCCCTCGACCCCCAATGACCTCAGACGGTCTCATATATAGAGACCAGCGTTCAGAGACAAGAAAGATTTTATGTGAGAACTCTTAACGAGTTtgagctgtgtgtgtatgtatgttgcACATTCATGAAGTTTATCTCATTATTTGTTTACAATCTTAGGGgccaataagattttttttattattaaaagaaattaatacttttattcagaaaggattcATTAAACGGgttaaaagtaacagtaaagacatttataatcctacaaaaggtttctattcaaataaatgctgttctttttaactttattttcatcaaataatcctgaaaaatggttaccacaccatattaagcagcacaactttgatttgttttcaacatatatatatatatatatatatatatatatatatatatatatatattagcagTAAGCTAAATCTTTGAAATGACaagataaaaaacaacaacagcaacaacaacaacaaccctGAAATGAAATCTTTAAGCACAAATGCTATTGTTTCCTGGATGGGCCATTCACAAGCCAAGCAGCACATTCACATGATAAGTGAACTACAGAGATCAGAGAAgcagtttaaaatgtaactcTCATTGTAATTGTCATGTAAATTTCACGTGCCATGACACATTCAATAGCTTTTAAGGGAAAAAAGTGCTTATACTGATTTTTCACAGTCAAGTTAGAAGGTGAGATCTCGCTAAAGGTgcattttatttactattttgttgtGTCAGGTAAATCgtgtacttttttattattacgaTTATCTAATCCAAGTTCATTTTAATAAACCTTAGTTAGAATTGATAATATTTCCATTTGAACAAATTTACAGCTCgtctttttattgtttgtaattgCATTGCTGTCCAGCAGATGACGCCATATCCTTACATTCATCCATCTTTGGAACAGAGCCCAAACTGTCCAAATTACAATTTCCCTCATGGtgtttgttgatatttgaaaagTTTAATAGTTTAAATGCTGATCACGTCATTTCTCCAAAACAATATGATAATAATAGAGAACAAGAATACAGAATATATCTGTAGCAAATCATcacaacagaaaacaaaaaacaaaaaaaatcagcttgaaatcaaatgaaatcaacGGTTATGGGGAACACAGAAGAATCAGAATCCGAATCCACTTTTATTGCGAAGTACAATGAATTTGCTTTGGTATGCAGGTGCTTTAAAAagaattaagaaataaaaagaataaaaacatctacaaacccgattccaaaaaagttgggacactgtacaaattgtgaataaaaaaggaatgcaatgatgtgtaagtttcaaatttcaatattttattcagaatacaacatagatgacatatcaaatgtttaaactgagaaaatgtatcattttaagggaaaaataagttgattttaaatttcatggcatcaacacatcttaaaaaagttgggacaaggccatgtttaccactgtgtggcatcccctctttttataacagtctgcaaacgtctggggactgaggagacatgttgctcaagtttaggaataggaatgttgtcccattcttgtctaatacaggcttctagttgctcaactgtcttaagtcttctttgtcgcatcttcctctttatgatgcgccaaatgttttctatgggtgaaagatctggactgcaggctggccatttcagtacccggatccttctacgcagccatgacgttgtaattgatgcagtatgtggtctagcattgtcatgttggaaaatgcaaggtcttccctgaaagagacgacgtctggatgggagcatatgttgttctagaacttggatatacatttcagcattgatggtgcctttccagatgtgtaagctgcccatgccacacgcactcatgcaaccccacgggcatccagtatggttttccggccttgacccttacgcacagagattgttccagattctctgaatctttggatgatattatgcactgtagacgatgataacttcaaactctttgcaatttttctctgagaaactcctttctgatattgctccactatttttcgccgcagcattgggggaattggtgatcctctgcccatcttgacttccgagagacactgccactctgagaggctctttttatacccagtcatgttgccaattgacctaataagttgcaaattggtcttccagctgttccttatatgtacatttaacttttccggcctcttattgctacctgtcccaacttttttggaatgtgtagctctcatgaaatccaaaatgagccaatatttggcatgacatttcaaaatgtctaactttcaacatttgatatgttatctatattctattgtgaataaaatataagtttatgagatttgtaaattattgcattccttttttattcacaatttgtacagtgtcctaACCTTTTttgaatcgggtttgtataaatTTGAGataataacataaataaataaataaataaataaataaataaataaataggcctTTGATAAGAATACACAATTTGAAGAGTTGGTGTAAGCGCATGCAGCATACAGTCTGATTAATGTGTGTTTAGTGTAACACATGAAGCAGTATTAATAAGGCCAGTaacaactggaaaaaaaaactatttttgtgGCGTGAGGTTTTGGTCTTTATAGACCACAGTCTTCTGCCCGAAGGGAGAACCTCAAAAAGTTTATGTCCAGAGTGAGAGTGATCGCCACAATCTTAACTGCCCTCCTCAGAGTCCTTGAAGTATACAGGTCATGGAGAGATGGCAAACTACAGCCAATCACCTTCTCCGCAGAGTGAATAACACACTGCAGTCTGCCTTTATCCTTTGCAGTGGCAGCAGCATACCAGATGGTGATAGAGAAGGTTAATATTGACTCAGTGATGGAAGTATAAAAGTGCACCATCATTGTCCTCGGCAGATTAAACTTCCTCAACTGCCGCTGGAAGTACATCCGTTGGTGAGCTTTTTTAATCACGTTGATGTTTAAGTCCCACTTTAGATCCCTGGTAATGATAGTTCCCAAGAAGTGGAAAGAGTCCACAATCTCAACTGGGAAATCCTAAAATCCACCACCATTTCCATTGTTTTCACAGTATTGAGCTCTAGATTGTTCTGACTGCACCAAGATACCAGATGGTCAATTTCCCACCTGTAAGCAACCTCATCCCCTCCTGAGATAAGCCCGATGAGGGTGGTGTCGTCCGCAAACTTTAATAGTTTAACAGACTGGTGGCTGGAGGTGCAACTGTTGGTGTACAAGGAAAAAAGTAGAGGAGACAACCTTGAGGGGAACCAGTAGGTCTGATAGTCAGAAACCTGTTTTCCCACTCTCACTTGCTGCCTTCTGTCAGTCAGAAAGTTCGTAATCCATTTGCAGATGGAGTCAGGTACACTCAGCTTGGAGAGTTTGTCCTGTAGCAGAACAGGGATGATGTTGTTAAAAGCAGTTCCTGGTGAATCCAGATGCTGAAGGATGAAGTGAAGAGCCATGTTTACTGCACCGTCTACAGATCTATATGCAAACTGCAGAGGGTCCAAAAGAGGGTCTGTGATGGATTTGAGGTGTGACATCACAAGGCACTCAAAAGACTTCATTACTGCAACTGGTCTATAATCATTAAGGCCTGTGATCCTggatttttttttggaacaggGATAATGGTCGAGGTCTTGAAGCTACATTGCATTCAGAAGTGGTGTAATTTTCAAAGCATTTTCTTGCCTTATCAATAACATACACTGTGTGTGCATAAATGAACATACATGCATGTGCTGATGAGAACACATGCAAGTTAGAGGCGACAGACCTCCACAGTATCGGGTTCATATACTCATTTCAGAATGTGTGAGTAAAGTTACAGACCACTCTACATTATGACCTCtacacatttatgcatttggcagacacttttatccaaaaaaCTAACACACTAATCTGAAGTCCTAAATATTAGACAGAAATAGTATGAAAGGAGCTGAATGCACAGAGCCTACACATCACATATAACAGATTGACAAGCTTTTGAAAGATTTGTGATGCACAGAAGTATTTGCAGAACAGCTGCATATGGGCTGTATCACCCACACCCTGACTGACAGCGAGTCTAAGTATGTTTCAGTCAAAGAATGTAGATGTGAGTCTTTTTGGAACTCGTTTTGAAACTCCCTTTTCAACGGAAACTCAGATTTGACTAATTTTATACcctcattaattaaaaattgattTCATCATCCACACGTGTAATAGGGACCTATTGGCAACAATCTctttaaagtgatagtttaCCCAAACTACAGTCCTCCTCAGTTGTGCTTTATGCCAACGTAGGCTTTTTACTCAAGCTCCATACAGTTTTTTGTAAACTTTCCATGTTCTGTCATTCCACAGATGATCTGTAGGATTGAGATCAGGGCTTTGACTGGGCCAGTTCAGGATATTGGCATTTTTTTGTTAAACCATTCCAGCTTATActatctgttttcatttattttgttgttgaaaGGTGAATCTTCTTCCCAGTTTCAGTACTGCAGGCATTTTGCACCAGGATTGTACTTTGCTCCCTCTATTCTTCTTACATCTTGAGGACTGTTCAGCGCCTAATACatagaataataaaatatatggaaataataaaataaaagatgttCTTGATATAATGTACTATGTCAAATATAGCAATACGCATTGCGCAAAAGTTGTTTTGTAATCTCATACGATTACTTCCTTAAATCTAAATTGCTGCATGCTTTGGAATTACCACATTTCTTCTTGCGAGTTTTGGAATCAAATCAGACTTTGAAACTGTTTAAGGACCTCATCATCTCAGATCTTCATATGTTGCATGGCCTTCAAGGGCAGTTTACGTGACTAATCGTATGGTGTTTTCCTGATACTGCTCCCACATCAAGAACcttaaagtgaaaattctgtcattaattactcaccctcatgttccatacctgtaagactttcattcatcttcagaacacaaatgaagatattttttattaaaatctgagagatttctgtccctccattgacagctacgcaactgacactttgacacttcaaaaagttcacaaagagataaagaccacaacgcagccctgacgtatcagcagagattgagtcaactagatcatccactgtgagggcctcatcgacacgacagccacgacacagttcctcaacaaccgtccataccggcgtgatcctcaatacgatcctcaattggatggaactggaataaatacttttaatgttgcgatcctattggacttatgatagcaacctgaattgtaacaaagcactgttggccagaggagaactggccccccgactaagcctggtttctcccaaggtttttttctccattttaacaccaatttgccacttgtctgccacctgatgtcacctgatggagtttgggttccttgccgctgtcacctctggcttgcttagttggggacacttgacatttgacttgacatttgatattcaactgtgctttgatctgcctgcattgacactattcttttaagagctgctgtgcagccaaataatgtaccagttatcaatgtaaagctgctttgacacaatctacattgtaaatatataaataaaggtgacttgacttagtGGCCACTATATTAGGAACACCTTTACAATCTAATGTAATTCAATACAACAGCTCTGCCAGGAATTCTACTTTAATGAAGTTTATAATCAGCCAGAAATGTGTAAATTCAATACTGAGATCATAGTTAAAGGTGAT from Ctenopharyngodon idella isolate HZGC_01 chromosome 13, HZGC01, whole genome shotgun sequence encodes the following:
- the mycla gene encoding protein L-Myc-1a, whose amino-acid sequence is MPGINTHTLYGWDMEHYFYDEMDTGEDFFKSTAPSEDIWKKFELLPTPPMSPSRTLDVDWLLSLPGDRLGWAPPKVLTCDEEYEGLHKFDPLDIFGNLGSIVIKDCMWSGFSTSHRLEKVAHNERAPVTAQIQTSTAQKAARAALGTPVTGNQAAQCVNPAAVLELPVPHNKKVAAGSSGSECRSDSSDDDDEEDDVIDVVTVDNRPKRGRPPSRRTPVTITVSADPFGPCPKHFHVSLHRQQHNYAAPSPDTDPEDDFDEIESVSKRPRLEPSSSPSSPLSSPATSDSEDFSEQRRNFLERKRRDDLRSRFQALREEIPGLSGSSKTSKVAILTQATDYLLKLHACQRRQAQEKRKLKAKQQQLLRRISVLQNS